GTGACCCCTTAGTAGATTTCGCCATCCTAGAATGTGCTCGCGGAGGCATCCTGAGAGAAGGCCTTGGATTCGACCGATGTGACGTCAGTGTGATTACCAATATTACTGAAGATCATCTCGGCCTTGACGGCGTGGATGATCTGGCTATGCTAGCACGCGTGAAAGGTACGGTGGCAGAAGCGACAAAAAACACCGGCTTCGCGGTGTTAAATGCAGAGGACGAAATGGTTCTAGGGATGGCAGGCACTCTCCAATGCAAGGTTGCTTACTTTGCTCTGCAACCAGATAATCCTGTTTTGCAAAAGCACTTCCAAGCAGGGGGAGCAGTCGCATACATCAAAGATGGGTGGCTCGTATCGGGCTGGCAGGGAAAGATCGAATCGATAATAAAGGTCGGATGCATTCCTGTTACCATGGGCGGAAAATACGAATGTATGTTGCAGAACTGCCTAGCGGCGTCGATCGCGGCCAAGGCGTCCGGTATAAGCTCAACAGCGATACGCAAGGGCTTGCGGACTTTTTTACCCAATGTGGAAATGAATTTAGGAAGAATGAATACATTCTTTTTGGGCACAGCAAGAATTATTGTCGATTATGCCCATAACGCACATGGCTTCACGGAGCTCGGAAAGTATCTTAATAAGCTGGTTTCCAGTCAAAAGATTGCCATAATTACCGCTGCTGGAGACCGAAGAGAGAAGGACATTATAGCGATGGGGAAAATCTGCGCTGGTATTTTCGATCGGTTGATCATCCGCCACGATGCGGACACGCGTGGACGAAGCCGTGAGGAGATTACCAGCTTGCTACTCCAGGGCATACGAGAGGTCAAACCTCTGGCATCGGTTCCTGTAATTTCCGCGGAGGATGAGGCCATAAAATATGCCATGGATTCGCTGGCTTCGGGGGGGATTTTGGTCGTCTGCAGCGATGACAGTCGCCGGACATTGGATCTAGTTTCCAGAGAAGTAGAATTGAGAACTCTAAATAAGAACTATGGAACCTAAGGGAAAATTATTGTTAATCGGCGGGGCGGAAGAACGCGATGGAAAGCTGGCCGCTGAGCAGACTCTCTCGGATAAGAAATTCGAGGTGTTGAGCCATTTACTACCCTCTTCAAAGACCCAAGGAAGGATCGAAGTGGTTACCTGCGCATCGCAGGTACCCCGCGAAATTTCAGGTACCTATCAGCGGACATTCGATAGGATCGGATTTTCGAATGTAGGATTTCTGCACGCAGATAACCGGCGGGGCGCCGCCCACAAGGAATGGGCAAAAAGACTTGAACAGGCCGATACCGTCTTCCTGACTGGCGGAGATCAAGCGAAATTAGCAACCGTACTGGGCGGTAGCCAAGCCTGGGATACCATTGAGCAAAAGTATAAACAGGAGAAAGGGTTTGTCGTTGCAGGAACCAGCGCAGGAGCGATGGTGTTATCCTCTACCATGATTTTAGGAGGCGGTACGGGTGAGAGTTTATTGAGTCAAGAATTAAAACTAGGTCCGGGTTTAGGTCTGCTAGATCATTGTGTTGTGGACACCCACTTTGTGCGAAGGGGTCGGTTCGCAAGATTAGCACATGCCTTGCTACTCAACCCGCGATATTTAGGGGTCGGCTTGGGCGAAGATTCTGCATTGCTGATCGAGCAAGGCTATCGAGCAACTTGTTTAGGCACTGGTATGGTGGTACTAATGGATGCATCCAAGGTTTCAGACACTAATATTACGGAAGTGGATGACCAGGAAGCAATTTTTGCTATCGGACTTAGAGGGAGTCTATTGATCAAAGGCTGCCGTATCGATCTCAATGATCGAAGTTTAGAATGCATTACCGAAAAAAAATGATATGAAAGCTAGAAAAATCTCTCTTGTCATACATGGCGGCGCCGGTCCGGACAATGAATTTATACGCTCCCATAGGGAAGCATACCTAGATTCGCTGTGTTCAATCTTTCGTTGCGGCTATGGCGCCCTGGAGGAAGAGCGCAGTGCACTCTACGTAGTCGAGCATGTTGTGGCTATGCTTGAGGATAATCCGCTTTTTAATGCAGGCCATGGAGCAGCATTAAATGCAAAAGGAGACATAGAGATGGATGCCTCTATCATGGATGGGCGCACACGGACTTCGGGTGCTGTCTGTGGCTTATCCTTAGTTCGCAATCCAATCAAAGCTGCAGAACTTATCAGACAGAAAACAGATGTTCTTTTAGTGGCCGGAGCCAGCGCGGACGCGCTCGCCGAGAAACTGGAGCTTCGGTAGAGGAGAAAACCTACTTTTTTACTCCGCATCGGCTAAAAGAATGGGAAGCTTTACCTTTAAATCAATTAGATCCGATAGCACTAGGGAATCGCGGCACGGTAGGAGCTGTTGCTCTGGATATCGGTGGAAATTTGGCGGCAGGGACCTCGACCGGCGGCATTACCGGTAAACTACCCGGCCGAGTAAGCGATAGCTGTATCATTGGCGCAGGTTGTTATGCAGCGAATCAAAGTTGCGCGGTATCCTGCACGGGTGACGGAGAGATCATGATGCGGGAGTTTTCCGCATTGAGCATTTCTCAGGCTTGCTGCCATGCTCAGTATTCGCTTCAAATGAATTGTGAAGCCGCGGTATATCGAGCGCGAGAGAAAAGCGGTGATATAGGTGTGATTGCGCTCAACCAAAAGGGAGAAACGGGAATCGCGTTCAACAGTGAGCGAATGATGAGAGCATGGAGCGATGCCTCTGGAAATGTCATAGCAGAGATTTATTGGATGTCTAAATCCCTTTTGTTTTCAATCATAGATATGAAAGTAGCTGTGGACGCAGTCCAACAATTCGATCTAATCCAAGGGAGCCGTGTTTAAAACCTGTACAAAGGAATTCATCGCCAGGGACAGTCAGCACGATAAATAGCAAAGCCAACCATAGGGCTGATTGGCTTTTGCTTGACAATCCCAATAGGGAAGGAGGGCAAACTGTACTAATATAGGAAAACGAACCGAAAAAATGCAAATCTCTAAAAGAGAATTGGTATACCTAAATACACGATAACTAGACCTGCTATGGAGAATCAACTTTAGCGAATCTTCCCCAAACATCTAACGTTGATCGCTGCTTGTACTAAGTTGATATTCCATACTCCAAAGGGTGGCCGTGACGTACAACGCCCGATTCCAGGGCTTAAGATTTCTGTGTTGTTCGTGTTCTTATAGTCTCCCCAGTACATAGCGGCCCTTATGAGCCGAGGGCTTTTAAGATTTTACAGACGACCTCCTGTTCATCGAGTGGTTTGCTCAATATATCGTCAAACAGATCCCCCGGGTCCCTAAGTTGAGCCAGTTCGATGGCAAGATCGTCTGCCGTGAAGGCCAGTACAGGAATATTGGACAAATGGGGATGAGTGCGTACGAACTGAAGGATGTCCCAGCCATTGGTTTCTGGCATATGGAGGTCCGTAATGATTAAATCAATTTTTTCGGTTCTTATAAAGTCCAATGCTTTTTTTCCATTCTCAAAGGAATAAACATGTGGAAAATCTTTAAAGAAATGTTGCAGGTATATTAGGTTAATCCTATTGTCTTCAATTAGCACTATGCGCATATTTTGGGGCAGGTCGCTTCGCTGCCGCTTCTTTGTATTTTCGAGGGACTGCCGGGACTTCTCAACGGGAACCCTCAAGGTAAACGTGGAGCCCTTTCCAAGTGTGCTGGCTAAGCTAAGGCTACCTTGAAGCTGCTGGGTTAAAAGTTTGGAGATATACAAGCCTAGTCCGAAGCCATTTTTGCTGTTTTTGGCCTCGGTGGTATAATACTGCCGAAATACATCACGTTGCTGTGCTGCAGCGATACCGACCCCCGTATCCGCTACCTTGATGATTAACTCTTGCCGTCGGTTGCGTTCTGCCCAGATGCAAGAGAGCGAGACGGTTCCTGTCGGCGTATATTTTA
The DNA window shown above is from Sphingobacterium hotanense and carries:
- a CDS encoding cyanophycinase, encoding MEPKGKLLLIGGAEERDGKLAAEQTLSDKKFEVLSHLLPSSKTQGRIEVVTCASQVPREISGTYQRTFDRIGFSNVGFLHADNRRGAAHKEWAKRLEQADTVFLTGGDQAKLATVLGGSQAWDTIEQKYKQEKGFVVAGTSAGAMVLSSTMILGGGTGESLLSQELKLGPGLGLLDHCVVDTHFVRRGRFARLAHALLLNPRYLGVGLGEDSALLIEQGYRATCLGTGMVVLMDASKVSDTNITEVDDQEAIFAIGLRGSLLIKGCRIDLNDRSLECITEKK
- a CDS encoding isoaspartyl peptidase/L-asparaginase, whose translation is MKARKISLVIHGGAGPDNEFIRSHREAYLDSLCSIFRCGYGALEEERSALYVVEHVVAMLEDNPLFNAGHGAALNAKGDIEMDASIMDGRTRTSGAVCGLSLVRNPIKAAELIRQKTDVLLVAGASADALAEKLELR
- a CDS encoding isoaspartyl peptidase/L-asparaginase; amino-acid sequence: MALGNRGTVGAVALDIGGNLAAGTSTGGITGKLPGRVSDSCIIGAGCYAANQSCAVSCTGDGEIMMREFSALSISQACCHAQYSLQMNCEAAVYRAREKSGDIGVIALNQKGETGIAFNSERMMRAWSDASGNVIAEIYWMSKSLLFSIIDMKVAVDAVQQFDLIQGSRV